A single genomic interval of Bradyrhizobium japonicum USDA 6 harbors:
- a CDS encoding c-type cytochrome, whose translation MLQTALRHGLIGLFLITPVLAAPTAEQRGKAFARASCARCHAIDRVSKSPLRIAPPLRTLHNRYPIEALEEALAEGISTGHTNMPAFELSPDQIHDLLSYLKTLE comes from the coding sequence ATGCTGCAAACTGCGTTGCGCCACGGCCTGATTGGGCTGTTTCTGATCACGCCTGTGCTGGCGGCTCCGACCGCAGAACAGCGCGGCAAGGCATTTGCACGGGCCAGTTGTGCGCGCTGCCATGCGATCGATCGGGTCTCGAAAAGCCCGCTCAGGATAGCGCCGCCGTTGCGCACGCTGCACAACCGCTATCCGATCGAGGCCCTCGAGGAAGCGCTGGCCGAAGGTATTTCGACCGGCCACACCAACATGCCGGCCTTCGAGCTCAGTCCAGACCAGATCCACGATCTCCTGTCCTACCTGAAGACACTGGAATAG
- a CDS encoding Crp/Fnr family transcriptional regulator translates to MKASVVTIEPNGHFCSDCAVRDFAVCSSLDPAELREFEHLGRRVHFDGGETVFSEEDIATSFYNVLEGVMRLYKLLPDGRRQIVGFALPGDFLGMNISGRHNFSADAISGVTVCQFAKAPFGRFIEDRPHLLRRINELAIRELSQARDHMVLLGRRSADEKVATFLLTWRERLFSLKGASDTVQLPMSRQDIADYLGLTIETVSRTFTKLERHGVIEIVQGGISLLDPAKVEALAAA, encoded by the coding sequence ATGAAGGCTTCCGTGGTGACGATCGAGCCGAACGGGCATTTCTGTAGCGATTGTGCGGTCCGCGACTTCGCGGTGTGCTCGTCGCTGGACCCGGCCGAGCTCAGGGAATTCGAGCATCTGGGGCGCCGCGTCCATTTTGACGGGGGCGAGACCGTGTTCTCCGAGGAGGACATCGCGACCTCGTTCTACAACGTCCTCGAAGGCGTCATGCGGCTCTACAAGCTGCTGCCCGACGGAAGGCGGCAGATCGTGGGATTTGCTTTGCCCGGCGATTTCCTGGGGATGAATATTTCCGGCCGGCACAATTTTTCGGCCGATGCGATCAGCGGCGTCACCGTGTGCCAGTTCGCGAAGGCCCCTTTTGGCCGTTTCATCGAAGACCGGCCGCACCTGCTCAGGCGGATCAACGAGCTGGCTATTCGCGAGTTGAGCCAGGCGCGCGACCACATGGTCTTGCTCGGCCGCCGCTCGGCGGACGAGAAAGTCGCGACGTTTCTGCTCACCTGGCGCGAGCGGCTATTTTCGCTGAAGGGGGCGTCGGACACGGTTCAGCTGCCGATGAGTCGTCAGGACATCGCCGACTACCTCGGCCTGACCATTGAAACCGTCAGTCGCACCTTCACCAAGCTGGAGCGACATGGGGTGATCGAGATCGTTCAAGGCGGCATCAGTCTGCTCGATCCGGCGAAGGTCGAGGCCTTGGCTGCGGCCTGA
- a CDS encoding Crp/Fnr family transcriptional regulator — protein MPQDKTGDPRQAAGNKLSVLRKHPIFADLEPEALDQLCRYAKHTTVKRGATIAAKGDPGNNLFAVITGTVKISSSSPDGRNAILNLIGPGEIFGEIAVLDGAPRSADATANTNCELYIIDRRDFLPFVKSQPALAMKFIELLCARLRWTSQQVEQVILQNLPGRLASALLGLTEERKLDSGSGTLAITQQEISEMVGMTRESINKQLRAWAGRNWVRLEHGAIVVLDTDALRDLAESGLDGE, from the coding sequence GTGCCTCAGGACAAGACCGGCGACCCCCGACAAGCTGCGGGCAACAAATTATCGGTCCTGCGCAAGCACCCGATCTTCGCGGATCTGGAGCCGGAGGCGCTCGATCAGCTCTGCCGCTACGCCAAGCACACCACGGTGAAGCGCGGCGCGACGATCGCCGCCAAGGGCGATCCCGGCAACAACCTGTTCGCGGTGATCACGGGAACAGTGAAGATTTCCTCTTCGTCGCCGGATGGAAGGAACGCTATTCTCAATCTGATCGGTCCTGGAGAAATCTTTGGCGAGATCGCGGTTCTCGATGGCGCGCCGCGCTCGGCCGACGCGACCGCCAACACCAATTGCGAACTCTACATCATCGACCGTCGCGACTTCCTGCCATTCGTGAAGAGCCAGCCGGCGCTGGCGATGAAGTTCATCGAGCTGCTTTGCGCGCGCCTGCGCTGGACCAGCCAGCAGGTCGAGCAAGTGATCCTGCAAAATCTGCCGGGCCGGCTTGCGAGCGCGCTGCTCGGTCTCACCGAAGAGCGCAAGTTAGACTCCGGCAGCGGCACGCTCGCCATCACGCAGCAGGAGATCAGCGAGATGGTGGGGATGACGCGCGAGAGCATCAACAAGCAATTGCGCGCCTGGGCCGGCCGCAACTGGGTTCGTCTCGAGCACGGCGCCATCGTCGTGCTGGATACCGATGCGTTGCGCGACCTCGCCGAGAGCGGCCTCGACGGCGAGTGA
- a CDS encoding cyclase family protein, giving the protein MPRKLIDISVPLGNDATADPPGNHPTIQYIDHQQGLPRMLQFFDGLKAEDLPDGQGWAVEQVSLSTHNGTHLDAPWHFHPTMNRGERSWTIDEVPLEWCLQPGVKLDFRHLPDGYVVTADDVEKELKRIGHTLSPLEIVVVNTSAGAKFGQADYVNSGCGMGYEATMYLLERGVRLTGTDGWSWDAPFVYTAKKYAETKDAGLIWEGHKAGRHIGYCHLEKLHNLDKLPSTGFTVSCFPVKIERASAGWTRAVAIVDNQI; this is encoded by the coding sequence ATGCCGCGGAAGCTGATCGATATTTCCGTGCCGCTCGGAAACGACGCGACGGCCGATCCGCCGGGCAATCACCCGACGATCCAGTATATTGATCACCAGCAGGGCCTGCCCCGCATGCTGCAGTTCTTCGACGGCCTCAAGGCGGAGGATTTGCCGGATGGCCAGGGCTGGGCGGTCGAGCAGGTCTCGCTGTCCACCCACAACGGCACGCATCTCGACGCGCCCTGGCACTTCCACCCGACCATGAATCGCGGCGAGCGGTCATGGACGATCGACGAGGTGCCGCTCGAATGGTGCCTGCAGCCCGGCGTGAAGCTCGACTTCCGCCACCTGCCCGATGGGTACGTGGTGACTGCCGACGATGTCGAGAAGGAGCTGAAACGGATCGGGCACACGCTGTCGCCGCTGGAGATCGTGGTCGTCAACACCAGCGCCGGCGCCAAATTCGGCCAGGCCGACTACGTCAACTCCGGCTGCGGCATGGGCTATGAGGCCACCATGTACCTGCTCGAACGCGGTGTGCGGCTGACCGGCACCGACGGCTGGAGCTGGGACGCACCGTTCGTCTACACCGCGAAGAAATATGCCGAAACAAAAGATGCCGGCCTGATCTGGGAAGGTCACAAGGCGGGACGACACATCGGCTATTGCCATCTCGAGAAGCTGCACAATCTCGACAAGCTGCCGTCGACCGGATTCACGGTCTCATGCTTCCCGGTAAAGATCGAGCGGGCGTCCGCAGGGTGGACCCGAGCGGTCGCCATCGTCGACAATCAGATCTGA